Within the Candidatus Thorarchaeota archaeon genome, the region ACTGGAGCGCAGTATGAATGGCTTGTGGATGACCTTGAAACAACTGACAAGCAGATCAAATTCGTCATTGGCCATCAACCAATGTATCCTCTTAGCCATCTAGGCAGTTCTTTAGATATAAACGAGACAGAACGAGACAGGCTACAGGCTTTGTTTGTACAAGAGAATGTAACCACATATGTGTGTGGTCACGATCATCTTTTTGATAGAATGACTGTCAATGGTGTTGTTCAAGTCATCTCCGGAGGAGCGGGAGCACCGCTATATAGCACTCCTTGGGGTGGAGCGTATGACCATTACGTCCGAACTAATGTCTCTACTACACGGGTAGAGTTCGAGGCAATACAAACCGATGGGGATATTGCCGAAAACTATACACTACCATATGAGGGATGTATCGAAATTGCGTTGAGGGAAATCGCCAATACTACAGCTGGTTTGCCAGACGAATCCCCAGCAATTTACTTTAGCGAAGAGCCTGAAGAGGAGTACTACTCATGGGATGGCGGTGAAAACACTACAGAGATAGGTACCTTGCCTGACACAAACGGACTTCATACACTTGATGTCTATGTCAAAGGCTCAGATGGTGTATGGAATCACAAACATTATGCGTTTACAACGGTCCAAGGTATAGACACAGAAACAACCACACCACCGCCTGATGGCATTATTGACCCTATCGTTATCGCCGGTGCGATGGGAATTGCAGCAGTAA harbors:
- a CDS encoding metallophosphoesterase is translated as TGAQYEWLVDDLETTDKQIKFVIGHQPMYPLSHLGSSLDINETERDRLQALFVQENVTTYVCGHDHLFDRMTVNGVVQVISGGAGAPLYSTPWGGAYDHYVRTNVSTTRVEFEAIQTDGDIAENYTLPYEGCIEIALREIANTTAGLPDESPAIYFSEEPEEEYYSWDGGENTTEIGTLPDTNGLHTLDVYVKGSDGVWNHKHYAFTTVQGIDTETTTPPPDGIIDPIVIAGAMGIAAVIMVVLVYKLRISE